DNA sequence from the Cohnella herbarum genome:
TGAGCGAGCAAAATATTAAATCCGTCTTTATCCAGTTTGGATAAAGTAGATTCAGCATTCGGCTTGCCAAGTACGTAATCATCCAGACCGGCAATCGTAATCGAATCGCCGCCGGGTAACGTAATTTTCTCCCTCTCGTTGACGAGCATCTTGAATCCCGCGCGGCTAAGGAACGAACCGGAGCTCCGAGTTTTCCTTCCGTATCCGAAATCGTGATTGCCGTAAACCGCATATTTGCCTAGCGGGGCTTGAATATCTGCCAATAGGGGAGAAGGATCATATTTGGCGATATTATCTGCACTTCCGGCATCGTGCAAATCTCCGGTAAACACGACGATATCCGGACGTATAGTTTGAATAACGTCGACGAGCTGCCGAAGTCTAGGAAGAGTGAATTGGGGGCCGAGATGGGTATCGCTGAATTGCAGGAGCGTGACTCCCTCGAAGCTTTCCGGAAGAGACGGGGAATAAACCTCAAGTCGGGTTATGGACAAGCGTTTAGGAACGATGGTAAATCCATAAGCGTATATGAATACAATTATAGCGGCAAAAACAGTCGCTAACCCTAAGAACAGTTGAACATGCATTTCTGATCACCTTTCTTTCTGTAGTTAACTTAACATGTTGGCGAATGAAATTGAAGTGTGATATTGATCACAGTGTCCTTCCCCTGCTCAAGGTTAGAATAGGAAGACGTCTAGGCATCGGGGGAGAAACGGAATGCACAGCAAATTCGGCATCGTTAAGAAAATGGTTATCGGCATCACGGTCGCTTCTTCGGTTACATACGGGACAAGCGCGTTTTTCCTGCTCGTGCTTAAGGATATGTTCACGGGAATACCCGGGTGGCTATTCGTACTCCTTACGCTTCTTATCGGCGTTTTCTGGACTGGGTTATTCGGTTATTTCGCCGCGAGATGGCTATTGAAGCCGCTATTAGCTTTAACGGCTGCCGCGCAGGAAGCCGCAACGGGAAACCTTGGAGTTAAGGTTGCTACGAGCCGTTCGAACGACGAGCTTCAGACGCTCGGAGAAGCTTTCG
Encoded proteins:
- a CDS encoding metallophosphoesterase; the encoded protein is MHVQLFLGLATVFAAIIVFIYAYGFTIVPKRLSITRLEVYSPSLPESFEGVTLLQFSDTHLGPQFTLPRLRQLVDVIQTIRPDIVVFTGDLHDAGSADNIAKYDPSPLLADIQAPLGKYAVYGNHDFGYGRKTRSSGSFLSRAGFKMLVNEREKITLPGGDSITIAGLDDYVLGKPNAESTLSKLDKDGFNILLAHEPDVADRLTRFPVDLQLSGHSHGGQVSLPLVGALVRTRLGRKYLKGKYLIHDSQRKERPYLLYVNRGIGTTRIPIRIGSDPELAVFTLRGSPSNSSHSTSLRF